In one Pseudomonas sp. SG20056 genomic region, the following are encoded:
- a CDS encoding Hpt domain-containing protein: MGDRHDYVALEWVKGEIAETLKQARQALEAFVENPQDATRMRFCQTYVHQVLGTLQMVEFFGAALLAEEMEQLAGALIDGRVTNQGEALEVLMQSILQLPVYLDRIQTARRDLPMVVLPLLNDLRAARGEKLLSETSLFAPDMSGRTPALPNETIDQLRTAELPVLLRKLRQMLQMALVGVIRNQDLPTNLGYMARVFARLENLCKDSPLGPLWQIASGVVEGLANGSVANGTSIRTLLRQVDKELKRLLEQGADGLNQAAPDELSKNLLFYVAKSSAQSPRVRNLKEQYRLDDALPDNDVVDEERARLAGPDRDAMRSVVAALCEELVRVKDSLDLFVRSDRTQVADLDALAAPLKQIADTLAVLGFGQPRKVIVDQLDVVNGLAKGQGEPSDAVLMDVAGALLYVEATLAGMVGPAQDGGREESHLPTTDVAQIHQLVIKEARNGLEQAKDAIIEFIASQWNHEHLARVPELLTQVRGGLAMIPLQRAADLLNACNRYIQEQLLARKAVPNWQNLDTLADAITSVEYYLERLAEDHATQGDLILDVAEESLESLGYPLKEKPSILDRVEPPAESFAPLADPLDDMEVLSAEPEATADIEPSLESLVEEPLPLDLADDFSAEFADLDSTAIEAPSSEAAWASEAPSADLELIDFSIDLPDAEPLPLAEAQQEQPFAGEELQLGSFELDESDSPANWNEAELAALELPEVDLPSAPLNEEPEQAVAEKALSMADVMAAPVQAINPPAHDVPPSLLPPPADEEPIDEELLEVFIEEVGEVLETIGEYFPQWCADTDNKDALTEIRRAFHTLKGSGRMVRALVIGELGWSIENLLNRVLDRSIQPSAEVQQVITDVVALMPALVDEFANKAQRQRDDVDHLAATAHALAKGRSLPKPQAPVELVAEPEGSPVATGEVVEVEDGLDPQLLEIFRNEAEMHLDTLVGFLADCAQELPQPVTDDLQRALHTLKGSASMAGIQPVAEIASPLEKLVKEFKTNLIPMDLAEAELLSSAEKLFRLGLEQLESQPLAALPGAAEFLERVQKLHSDRLEHAENSRQSDQGEKRDPQMISIFLAEGMDILLDAEDLLRKWREHPSERQELSSLLDELTTLGRGAEMAELPQIDELCEALLDLYGAVEEGRLAVSERFFSEAEQAHEALIGMMDQVAAGLQVSAAPERVTALRNLLMEALDPDTLALLSNNGDGGIDIVELADATAALEELGLAEPDELIEPLELDAPDAEELPTPTETVSEAQTEPPAASLYESLDEEMVSIFLEEAVDILESAGQALERWLADTDNKAALSSLQRDLHTLKGGARMAEIRPIGDLAHELESLYEGLVDRRYSFSQPLANLLQQSHDSLAQLLEQLQVRAAMHSPLELIEAIRSFRQSGGQSLPVSPVISEPVAEAEAEAEAEAEAEAEAEAEAEAEAEAEAEALPMIESFDLAEPEPAELPGIEEEIDFGILADAPQEPVDSEPLVSETPEIDAFELPAVELDELPLVDATAESEVESAELPDAAPEPEPEPEPEPEPEPVAVAAAPAVFDDERDPELVEIFLEEGFDIIDSAGAALQRWMGDVNNSLELESLQRDLHTLKGGARMAEIREIGDLAHELEFLYEGLGQGRLRASEDLFTLLQACHDSLAEMLEAVRGKRGVPSGEALIETIKRFRANPDEQLSMPSAVALKAAEDQQGDDAESDILDIFLEEGDDLLEAMEVAIGRWEADREDGAAIDDMLRILHTLKGGARLAGQKRLGDLTHSLEQHLTEAQAQGAPWPQSLFVDVQSGFEGLQQELDALRQRLNDSLVADTASQQAPAPVAEQTPRLPELSTPIVAASAMPAQELVAKVLPFVRRAEEAAQEAASRRAPQELVKVPAELLEGLVNLAGETSIFRGRVEQQVSDFGFTLSEMEATIDRVRDQLRRLDTETQAQILSRIQAEAERVGYEDFDPLEMDRHSQLQQLSRALFESASDLLDLKETLAARNRDAETLLLQQARVNSELQEGLMRTRMVPFDRLVPRLRRIVRQISGELGKQVEFVVGNADGEMDRTVLERIVAPLEHMLRNAVDHGIEAADVRRAAGKPEQGTIRLALGREGGDIVLTLADDGGGIRLEAVKRKAIERGLMDADSDLTDYEVLQFILEAGFSTAEKVTQISGRGVGMDVVHSEVKQLGGSMSIESIPGTGTTFTIRLPFTVSVNRALMVLSGEDLYAIPLNTIEGIVRVSPYELEAYYAPDAPRFEYAGQSYELRYLGDLLNNGQQPKLVGQSLPLPVILVRSKEHAVAVQVDSLAGSREIVVKSLGPQFAGVHGISGATILGDGRVVVILDLLATIRVLHAHLLTQLTPRLLKQSATAAEIEADRPTLVMVVDDSVTVRKVTSRLLERNGMNVLTAKDGVDAISQLQERKPDIMLLDIEMPRMDGFEVATLVRHDEGLKDLPIIMITSRTGEKHRERAMSIGVNEYLGKPYQESLLLETIQQLVGRHPVNRNE, encoded by the coding sequence ATGGGTGATCGGCACGATTATGTCGCCCTGGAATGGGTTAAGGGCGAGATCGCGGAAACCCTGAAGCAGGCGCGTCAGGCGCTGGAGGCGTTCGTCGAGAACCCCCAGGACGCTACGCGCATGCGTTTCTGCCAGACCTATGTGCATCAGGTGCTTGGCACCTTGCAGATGGTCGAGTTTTTCGGCGCGGCGCTGCTGGCTGAGGAAATGGAGCAGTTGGCTGGTGCCCTGATCGACGGCCGCGTGACCAACCAGGGTGAAGCCCTGGAAGTGCTGATGCAGTCGATTCTGCAACTGCCGGTTTACCTCGACCGTATCCAGACTGCTCGCCGCGACCTGCCAATGGTCGTGCTGCCTCTGCTCAACGACCTGCGCGCTGCGCGTGGGGAAAAACTGCTCTCGGAAACCAGTCTGTTTGCCCCGGATATGTCCGGTCGCACGCCAGCGCTGCCTAATGAAACCATCGATCAGCTGCGCACCGCCGAACTGCCGGTGTTGTTGCGTAAATTGCGGCAAATGCTGCAAATGGCCCTGGTCGGGGTAATCCGTAATCAGGACCTGCCAACCAATCTGGGCTATATGGCGCGGGTGTTCGCGCGTCTGGAAAACCTCTGCAAGGATTCACCGCTCGGCCCGCTGTGGCAGATCGCCTCGGGCGTGGTCGAGGGTTTGGCCAATGGCAGCGTGGCCAATGGCACCTCGATTCGTACTCTGTTGCGTCAGGTCGACAAGGAGCTCAAGCGCCTGCTCGAACAAGGCGCTGATGGCCTTAACCAGGCCGCTCCCGACGAACTGAGCAAGAACCTGCTGTTCTATGTAGCCAAGTCGTCGGCGCAGTCGCCGCGCGTGCGCAACCTCAAAGAGCAATATCGCCTCGACGATGCACTGCCGGACAACGATGTTGTCGACGAAGAGCGGGCTCGCCTGGCGGGCCCGGACCGCGACGCCATGCGTTCGGTGGTTGCCGCGCTGTGTGAAGAGCTGGTGCGGGTTAAGGACAGCCTCGATCTGTTCGTGCGCAGTGACCGTACTCAGGTCGCCGATCTGGATGCGCTGGCCGCGCCGCTCAAGCAGATTGCCGACACTCTTGCTGTGCTCGGCTTTGGCCAGCCGCGTAAAGTTATTGTCGACCAGCTGGATGTGGTCAACGGTCTGGCCAAGGGCCAGGGCGAGCCGAGCGATGCGGTGCTGATGGATGTCGCCGGCGCTCTGCTGTACGTCGAAGCCACCCTGGCTGGCATGGTCGGCCCCGCTCAGGATGGTGGCCGCGAAGAAAGCCATCTGCCGACCACCGACGTGGCGCAGATTCACCAGTTGGTGATCAAGGAGGCGCGTAACGGTCTGGAACAGGCCAAAGACGCGATCATCGAATTTATTGCCTCGCAGTGGAACCACGAGCACCTGGCCCGTGTTCCCGAGTTGTTGACTCAGGTGCGTGGCGGTCTGGCAATGATCCCACTGCAGCGTGCTGCTGACCTGCTCAATGCCTGCAATCGCTATATTCAGGAACAGCTGCTGGCGCGCAAGGCCGTGCCTAATTGGCAGAACCTTGACACCCTGGCGGACGCCATCACCAGCGTCGAGTACTACCTTGAGCGCTTGGCTGAAGACCATGCGACCCAAGGCGACCTGATTCTCGATGTGGCAGAGGAAAGCCTGGAAAGCCTGGGTTATCCGCTAAAAGAAAAACCGTCGATTCTCGACCGTGTCGAGCCGCCAGCAGAGTCCTTCGCGCCACTGGCTGATCCACTGGACGATATGGAAGTGCTCAGCGCCGAGCCGGAAGCAACGGCCGACATTGAGCCGAGCCTGGAGTCGCTTGTCGAAGAGCCTTTGCCGCTAGATCTGGCTGACGATTTCAGTGCCGAGTTTGCCGATCTGGACTCGACAGCGATTGAAGCACCATCCAGTGAGGCTGCGTGGGCTAGCGAAGCGCCGTCGGCTGATCTTGAACTGATTGACTTTAGTATCGACCTGCCTGACGCCGAGCCTCTGCCGCTCGCTGAAGCTCAGCAGGAACAGCCGTTTGCTGGCGAAGAGCTGCAGCTCGGCAGCTTTGAACTCGACGAAAGTGACAGCCCGGCCAACTGGAATGAAGCCGAACTGGCAGCCCTTGAGTTACCAGAGGTCGACCTGCCCAGTGCCCCGCTGAACGAAGAGCCCGAGCAGGCGGTTGCCGAAAAAGCCTTGTCGATGGCTGATGTGATGGCCGCTCCGGTGCAGGCGATTAACCCGCCGGCCCACGATGTGCCGCCAAGCCTGCTGCCGCCCCCTGCTGATGAAGAGCCTATCGATGAAGAGTTGCTGGAAGTCTTTATCGAAGAAGTGGGCGAGGTACTGGAAACCATTGGCGAGTACTTCCCGCAGTGGTGCGCCGACACTGACAACAAGGATGCGCTGACTGAAATCCGCCGGGCTTTCCACACCCTCAAGGGCAGTGGGCGCATGGTCCGCGCTTTGGTGATTGGTGAGCTGGGCTGGTCGATTGAGAATCTGCTCAATCGTGTGCTCGACCGCAGTATTCAACCCAGTGCCGAGGTTCAGCAGGTGATCACTGATGTGGTCGCGCTGATGCCGGCCCTGGTCGATGAATTTGCCAATAAAGCGCAACGTCAGCGTGACGATGTTGATCACCTGGCCGCGACGGCGCACGCCTTGGCCAAAGGCCGAAGCCTCCCAAAACCTCAAGCCCCGGTTGAGCTGGTAGCGGAGCCCGAGGGCAGTCCAGTTGCTACCGGCGAAGTTGTAGAGGTTGAAGACGGGCTAGATCCGCAGTTGCTGGAGATTTTCCGCAACGAAGCTGAAATGCACCTCGACACCTTGGTTGGCTTCCTGGCTGATTGTGCTCAGGAGTTGCCGCAGCCGGTCACTGATGACCTGCAGCGTGCCTTGCACACCCTCAAGGGCAGTGCCTCGATGGCCGGTATTCAGCCAGTAGCCGAGATCGCTTCGCCGCTGGAAAAACTGGTCAAGGAATTCAAAACCAACCTGATCCCGATGGATCTGGCCGAAGCCGAACTGCTGAGTAGCGCCGAAAAACTCTTCCGGCTGGGGCTGGAACAGCTGGAAAGTCAGCCGCTGGCCGCTCTACCGGGTGCTGCCGAGTTCCTTGAACGCGTACAAAAGCTGCACAGTGATCGTCTCGAACATGCGGAAAACAGCCGCCAGAGTGATCAAGGTGAGAAGCGCGATCCGCAGATGATCAGCATCTTCCTCGCCGAAGGCATGGATATCCTGCTGGATGCCGAGGACCTGCTGCGCAAATGGCGCGAACACCCGTCCGAGCGTCAGGAACTGAGTTCCCTGCTGGACGAGCTGACCACCCTTGGCCGTGGCGCCGAGATGGCCGAGCTACCGCAGATTGATGAACTCTGCGAAGCCTTGCTCGACCTCTATGGCGCGGTTGAAGAAGGCCGTTTGGCGGTCAGCGAGCGCTTCTTCAGCGAAGCCGAACAAGCCCACGAAGCCCTGATTGGCATGATGGATCAGGTTGCCGCTGGGCTGCAGGTCAGTGCCGCTCCTGAGCGCGTGACCGCCCTGCGCAACTTGCTGATGGAAGCGCTGGACCCAGACACCCTGGCGTTGCTATCCAACAACGGTGACGGCGGTATCGACATTGTTGAGCTGGCTGATGCCACTGCTGCGCTGGAAGAGCTCGGCCTGGCTGAACCAGATGAGCTGATCGAACCGCTTGAGCTCGACGCGCCTGACGCTGAAGAACTGCCTACGCCTACTGAGACCGTGAGTGAAGCTCAGACCGAACCGCCGGCTGCTTCGCTTTACGAATCGCTTGATGAAGAAATGGTATCGATCTTCCTCGAAGAAGCGGTCGATATTCTGGAGAGCGCCGGCCAGGCGTTGGAACGCTGGTTGGCCGACACGGATAACAAAGCCGCGTTGTCCTCGCTGCAACGTGATCTGCATACCCTCAAGGGTGGTGCACGCATGGCCGAGATTCGCCCGATTGGCGATCTCGCCCATGAACTCGAATCCTTGTACGAAGGTCTGGTTGACCGCCGCTACAGCTTTTCGCAGCCACTGGCGAATCTGCTGCAGCAGAGCCATGACTCTCTGGCGCAACTGCTGGAACAGCTACAGGTGCGCGCGGCAATGCATTCGCCGCTGGAACTGATCGAAGCCATTCGCAGCTTCCGCCAGAGTGGTGGGCAAAGCTTGCCAGTGAGCCCGGTCATCTCCGAGCCTGTTGCCGAAGCCGAAGCCGAAGCCGAAGCCGAAGCCGAAGCCGAAGCCGAAGCCGAAGCCGAAGCCGAAGCCGAAGCCGAAGCCGAAGCCGAAGCCTTGCCGATGATCGAGTCGTTTGATCTGGCAGAGCCTGAGCCTGCTGAGCTGCCTGGGATTGAAGAAGAGATCGATTTTGGCATCCTGGCCGATGCACCGCAGGAACCGGTGGATAGCGAACCGTTGGTAAGCGAAACGCCGGAGATCGACGCGTTCGAGTTGCCTGCTGTAGAGCTCGATGAGCTGCCATTGGTCGACGCTACTGCTGAAAGCGAAGTCGAGTCTGCCGAACTTCCCGACGCTGCCCCCGAGCCCGAGCCCGAGCCCGAGCCCGAGCCCGAGCCCGAACCGGTAGCGGTTGCTGCTGCGCCTGCTGTATTTGATGACGAGCGCGATCCTGAGCTGGTGGAAATCTTCCTTGAAGAAGGTTTCGACATCATCGACAGCGCCGGTGCTGCTTTGCAACGCTGGATGGGTGACGTCAACAACAGCCTGGAGCTGGAGTCGCTGCAGCGTGATCTGCACACCCTCAAGGGTGGTGCACGCATGGCTGAGATCCGTGAAATCGGTGACCTGGCCCACGAACTGGAATTCCTCTACGAAGGTCTTGGCCAAGGGCGTTTGCGTGCCAGCGAGGACCTCTTCACCCTGCTTCAGGCCTGTCACGACAGCCTGGCTGAGATGCTTGAAGCGGTACGCGGCAAGCGCGGCGTACCGAGTGGCGAGGCGCTGATCGAAACCATCAAGCGCTTCCGTGCCAACCCGGATGAGCAACTGAGCATGCCGTCTGCGGTTGCCCTCAAGGCTGCCGAAGATCAGCAGGGCGACGATGCCGAATCGGACATCCTCGACATCTTCCTTGAGGAAGGTGATGACCTGCTGGAAGCCATGGAAGTCGCTATCGGTCGTTGGGAGGCTGACCGTGAAGACGGCGCCGCCATCGACGATATGCTGCGCATCCTGCATACCCTCAAAGGTGGTGCGCGTCTGGCTGGGCAGAAACGCCTGGGCGACCTGACCCACAGTCTCGAACAGCACCTGACCGAAGCGCAAGCTCAGGGTGCGCCGTGGCCGCAGAGTCTGTTTGTCGATGTGCAGTCCGGCTTTGAAGGCTTACAGCAGGAGCTGGACGCGCTGCGTCAGCGTCTGAATGACAGCCTAGTGGCCGATACGGCAAGCCAGCAAGCGCCTGCACCAGTGGCTGAGCAAACTCCGCGCCTGCCGGAGCTGAGCACCCCGATTGTTGCAGCCAGTGCCATGCCGGCGCAGGAGTTGGTGGCCAAAGTGCTGCCGTTCGTCCGTCGTGCTGAAGAAGCTGCGCAGGAAGCTGCTTCGCGGCGTGCGCCGCAGGAGCTGGTCAAGGTGCCTGCCGAGTTGCTCGAAGGCCTGGTCAACCTGGCTGGTGAAACTTCGATTTTCCGCGGGCGGGTTGAGCAGCAGGTGAGTGACTTCGGTTTCACCCTGAGCGAGATGGAAGCCACCATCGACCGCGTACGCGATCAGTTGCGTCGCCTCGATACCGAAACCCAGGCGCAGATCCTCAGCCGTATTCAGGCTGAAGCCGAGCGTGTCGGCTATGAAGATTTCGACCCGCTGGAAATGGACCGTCACTCGCAGCTGCAGCAGCTGTCCCGCGCGCTGTTCGAGTCCGCTTCCGACTTGCTCGACCTGAAAGAAACCCTCGCCGCGCGTAACCGCGATGCGGAAACCCTGCTGCTGCAACAGGCGCGGGTCAACTCCGAGTTGCAGGAAGGCCTGATGCGCACGCGCATGGTGCCGTTCGACCGTCTGGTGCCGCGTCTGCGCCGTATCGTGCGGCAGATTTCCGGTGAGTTGGGCAAGCAGGTCGAGTTTGTTGTTGGCAACGCCGATGGCGAGATGGACCGTACCGTACTCGAACGTATCGTCGCGCCGCTGGAGCACATGCTGCGTAACGCCGTCGACCACGGCATCGAAGCCGCCGACGTGCGTCGGGCTGCGGGCAAGCCGGAGCAGGGCACCATTCGCCTGGCGCTGGGCCGTGAGGGTGGCGACATCGTCCTGACCCTGGCCGATGACGGCGGTGGCATTCGTCTGGAAGCGGTCAAGCGGAAAGCTATCGAGCGCGGTCTGATGGACGCCGACTCGGATCTGACCGACTACGAAGTGCTGCAGTTTATCCTCGAGGCCGGGTTCTCTACCGCCGAGAAGGTCACGCAGATATCGGGGCGTGGCGTGGGTATGGACGTGGTCCACTCCGAGGTCAAGCAGCTCGGTGGCTCGATGAGCATCGAGTCGATTCCGGGCACCGGCACCACCTTCACCATTCGCCTGCCGTTTACCGTGTCGGTCAACCGCGCGCTGATGGTGCTGTCGGGTGAAGACCTCTACGCCATTCCGCTGAACACCATCGAAGGTATCGTGCGGGTGTCGCCTTACGAGCTGGAAGCCTATTACGCCCCCGATGCGCCGCGTTTCGAATACGCCGGGCAGAGTTATGAACTGCGCTACCTGGGCGACCTGCTGAACAATGGTCAGCAGCCCAAGCTGGTCGGCCAGAGCCTGCCGCTGCCGGTGATTCTGGTGCGCTCCAAAGAGCACGCCGTGGCCGTGCAGGTCGACTCTCTGGCCGGTTCGCGGGAGATCGTGGTGAAGAGCCTCGGCCCGCAGTTCGCTGGCGTTCACGGGATTTCCGGTGCAACCATCCTAGGTGACGGTCGCGTCGTGGTGATTCTCGACCTGCTGGCGACTATCCGCGTGCTGCATGCGCATTTGCTTACCCAGCTGACGCCGCGTCTGCTCAAACAGTCGGCAACGGCGGCAGAAATCGAAGCAGATCGGCCGACGCTGGTCATGGTGGTCGACGATTCGGTCACCGTGCGCAAGGTCACCAGCCGTCTGCTCGAGCGAAACGGCATGAACGTACTGACCGCCAAAGACGGTGTCGATGCCATCTCGCAGCTGCAGGAGCGCAAGCCCGACATCATGCTGCTGGACATTGAAATGCCACGCATGGACGGCTTCGAAGTGGCAACCCTGGTGCGCCACGATGAAGGCCTGAAAGACCTGCCGATCATCATGATCACCTCGCGTACCGGTGAAAAACACCGTGAGCGGGCCATGAGCATTGGCGTCAACGAGTACCTTGGTAAGCCTTACCAGGAGTCCTTGTTGCTTGAAACCATTCAGCAACTGGTGGGCCGCCACCCGGTAAACCGCAATGAGTGA
- a CDS encoding protein-glutamate O-methyltransferase gives MQSGVWALQPLADMTATEFRDWQTLLEERTGVVLNERRRAFLQTNLSARMRELGVMDYATYYRQVTDGPRGAVEWSTLLDRLTVQETRFFRHRPSFEVLESYLRERLQQGMTQPWELWSVGCASGEEPYSLAISAAEVLRESEHPDHFGVTGTDISLNALSKARDGQYGARRLEQLDDDLCQRYFLAQDDGRFKVVPNLAARVCCARLNVLELAKAPMSGMDVIFCQNLLIYFRRWRRREILNRLAERLVPGGLLVVGVGEVAGWQHPELIPVADERVLAFTRKG, from the coding sequence ATGCAGTCAGGCGTCTGGGCCTTGCAGCCTCTGGCAGATATGACAGCCACGGAGTTTCGTGACTGGCAGACGCTGCTCGAGGAGCGCACCGGGGTCGTTCTCAATGAACGGCGACGGGCGTTTCTGCAAACCAATCTGAGTGCGCGCATGCGCGAGCTGGGCGTGATGGATTACGCCACGTACTACCGGCAGGTAACCGATGGTCCCCGCGGTGCGGTGGAGTGGTCGACCCTGCTGGATCGGCTGACTGTGCAGGAAACCCGTTTCTTTCGTCATCGCCCGTCCTTTGAAGTGCTCGAAAGCTACTTGCGTGAGCGTTTGCAGCAGGGCATGACGCAGCCATGGGAGCTGTGGAGCGTGGGATGTGCCAGTGGTGAAGAGCCTTATTCGCTGGCCATCAGTGCGGCTGAAGTGTTGCGTGAAAGTGAACACCCGGATCATTTCGGGGTAACAGGCACCGACATCAGCCTGAACGCCTTGAGCAAGGCGCGTGATGGCCAGTACGGCGCGCGCCGTCTGGAGCAGTTGGATGACGATCTGTGCCAGCGTTACTTCCTGGCCCAGGACGATGGACGTTTCAAGGTGGTGCCGAATCTGGCCGCGCGCGTATGTTGCGCCCGGCTCAATGTGCTGGAGCTGGCCAAGGCGCCGATGTCCGGTATGGACGTTATTTTTTGTCAGAACTTGTTGATCTATTTTCGTCGCTGGCGTCGCCGCGAGATCCTCAATCGCCTGGCCGAGCGCCTGGTGCCTGGAGGGCTGCTGGTGGTGGGAGTGGGCGAAGTAGCAGGTTGGCAGCATCCGGAGTTGATCCCGGTAGCCGACGAGCGAGTGCTGGCGTTTACCCGCAAGGGATAA
- a CDS encoding methyl-accepting chemotaxis protein: MKKLNAGNLLAGARSSTLIAGLFIVLIVSIVLLFANFAYINTQSNYDTEYIGHAGELRVLSQRIAKNSTEAAAGTAEAFALLRDARNDFQTRWGYLTDGNEETGLPAAPESLQPQIAVVQQDWDTLRQNTDAILANEQTVLSLHQVAATLAETIPQLQVEYEEVVDILLESGAPAAQVSVAQRQSLLAERILGSVNKVLAGDQDSVQAADMFGRDASLFGRVLSAMLEGNAAMEITQVSDEEALERLAEISELFEFVSGSVDEILETSPELFQVRESANVIFTVSQTLLDKASDLAVGFDDLATGRAINTLIGYVLGALALGSIILIGLVMVRETNRRLASTAEKNERNQAAILRLLDEIADLADGDLTVAATVTEDFTGAIADSINYSIDQLRDLVATINLTAVQVAGAAQETQATAMHLAEASEHQAQEIAGASAAINEMAVSIDQVSANASESSAVAERSVAIANKGNEVVHNTITGMDNIREQIQDTSKRIKRLGESSQEIGDIVSLINDIADQTNILALNAAIQASMAGDAGRGFAVVADEVQRLAERSSAATKQIEALVKTIQTDTNEAVISMEQTTSEVVRGARLAQDAGVALEEIEKVSKTLAALIQNISNAARQQASSAGHISNTMNVIQEITSQTSSGTTATAKSIGNLAKMASEMRKSVSGFTLPGGEQA, encoded by the coding sequence ATGAAAAAACTAAATGCAGGTAATTTGTTAGCAGGTGCGCGCAGTAGCACATTGATCGCAGGGCTGTTTATTGTCCTGATCGTCTCGATCGTGCTGTTGTTCGCCAACTTCGCCTACATCAACACCCAATCCAACTACGACACGGAGTACATCGGTCACGCCGGTGAGCTGCGCGTACTGTCCCAGCGTATCGCGAAAAACTCTACGGAAGCGGCGGCCGGTACGGCGGAAGCGTTCGCCTTGCTGCGCGATGCGCGTAACGACTTCCAGACTCGCTGGGGTTATCTGACCGACGGTAACGAGGAGACCGGGCTGCCCGCAGCGCCGGAGTCCTTGCAGCCACAGATTGCTGTAGTACAGCAGGACTGGGATACGCTGCGGCAGAACACCGACGCCATCCTGGCCAACGAACAGACCGTATTGTCGCTGCACCAGGTAGCTGCCACCCTGGCAGAAACCATTCCGCAGTTGCAGGTCGAGTACGAAGAAGTAGTCGACATCCTGCTGGAAAGTGGTGCGCCGGCGGCTCAGGTTTCGGTAGCTCAGCGTCAATCTTTGCTGGCAGAACGTATTCTGGGTTCGGTAAACAAGGTACTGGCCGGTGACCAGGACTCGGTGCAGGCCGCTGACATGTTCGGTCGCGATGCCAGCCTCTTCGGTCGTGTACTGAGTGCGATGCTTGAAGGCAACGCCGCTATGGAAATCACTCAGGTAAGCGACGAGGAAGCCCTCGAGCGTCTGGCGGAAATTTCTGAACTGTTCGAATTCGTATCCGGTTCGGTGGACGAGATTCTCGAAACCTCGCCTGAACTGTTCCAGGTGCGCGAGTCGGCCAACGTGATCTTCACTGTCTCGCAGACCCTGTTGGACAAGGCATCCGACCTGGCCGTCGGCTTTGATGACCTGGCCACTGGCCGTGCCATCAACACCCTGATCGGTTATGTGCTTGGTGCTCTGGCGCTGGGTTCAATCATCCTGATCGGTCTGGTGATGGTGCGTGAAACCAACCGTCGTCTGGCATCCACCGCTGAGAAGAACGAACGTAACCAGGCAGCTATTCTGCGACTGCTCGACGAAATCGCCGACCTCGCAGACGGTGACTTGACCGTAGCCGCGACGGTAACCGAAGACTTCACCGGTGCCATCGCTGACTCCATCAACTACTCCATCGACCAGCTGCGTGACCTGGTAGCAACGATCAACCTGACCGCCGTTCAGGTAGCCGGTGCCGCCCAGGAAACCCAGGCCACAGCGATGCACCTGGCTGAAGCTTCCGAGCACCAGGCCCAGGAAATTGCCGGTGCTTCTGCGGCGATCAACGAAATGGCCGTGTCGATTGACCAGGTATCGGCGAACGCCTCGGAGTCCTCCGCGGTAGCGGAACGTTCCGTAGCCATCGCCAACAAAGGTAACGAAGTGGTGCACAACACCATCACCGGCATGGATAACATCCGTGAGCAGATCCAGGACACCTCGAAGCGTATTAAACGCCTCGGTGAATCGTCCCAGGAGATCGGCGACATCGTTAGCCTGATTAACGACATTGCTGACCAGACCAACATCCTCGCACTGAACGCCGCGATCCAGGCCTCTATGGCGGGTGACGCGGGTCGAGGCTTCGCCGTGGTAGCGGACGAAGTACAACGCCTCGCAGAACGTTCCTCTGCTGCAACCAAGCAGATCGAAGCGCTGGTTAAGACGATTCAGACCGACACCAACGAAGCCGTTATCTCGATGGAACAAACGACTTCCGAAGTGGTGCGCGGTGCTCGTCTGGCACAGGACGCCGGGGTTGCACTGGAAGAGATCGAGAAGGTATCCAAGACCCTCGCGGCTTTGATTCAGAACATCTCCAACGCTGCTCGCCAGCAGGCATCGTCGGCGGGCCATATTTCCAACACGATGAACGTGATCCAGGAAATCACCTCGCAAACTTCCTCCGGTACCACTGCCACCGCCAAGAGCATTGGTAACCTGGCCAAGATGGCCAGTGAGATGCGTAAGTCGGTATCCGGCTTTACCTTGCCGGGTGGGGAACAGGCTTAA
- a CDS encoding chemotaxis protein CheW yields MSDAQTPFQTLQDIDRLCRSLAAGLPSQQAVVQTWSGIGFRMGERFFVAPMGEVGEVLHEPRHTLLPGVKNWVKGVANVRGRLLPVMDLCGFFGNELSPLRKKRRVLVVDHQEVFAGLTVDEVFGMQHFPVDTFSEQLPPLEASIAPFIHGVFQREQPWLVFSPHALAQNPGFLDVAY; encoded by the coding sequence ATGTCGGACGCGCAAACACCTTTTCAAACCCTTCAGGATATCGACAGGCTTTGTCGTTCGCTGGCTGCTGGCTTGCCTTCGCAGCAAGCGGTGGTGCAGACCTGGAGCGGCATCGGTTTTCGCATGGGCGAGCGTTTTTTTGTCGCGCCCATGGGTGAAGTTGGCGAGGTGCTGCATGAGCCGCGCCATACCCTGTTGCCTGGCGTGAAAAACTGGGTCAAGGGCGTGGCCAACGTGCGTGGTCGCCTACTGCCAGTGATGGACCTGTGTGGGTTCTTCGGCAATGAGCTGTCGCCACTGCGCAAAAAACGCCGAGTGCTGGTGGTTGACCACCAGGAAGTCTTTGCCGGCCTCACGGTCGATGAAGTATTCGGCATGCAGCACTTTCCTGTGGATACCTTCTCCGAGCAGCTGCCGCCGCTCGAGGCGTCCATAGCACCTTTTATCCACGGAGTATTTCAACGTGAACAGCCCTGGTTGGTGTTCAGCCCACACGCGCTGGCCCAGAACCCGGGTTTTCTCGACGTGGCGTATTAA